The following nucleotide sequence is from Pseudomonas sessilinigenes.
GGATGCCGACGATGCAATCCCACTCGTCATAACCTAGGGCTCGCCTGTGCTTCTCGCCGATCTTCACCTTGAGGTAGGCAGTGCATATGTTGTTGCTGAAGTTCGGGAGCGCGGCCGGCAGGTTCTTCTCAGCCTTCCGGTATGCCAGGTAGTACTCAAGCATCATCATGAACGGCTCTCGTCGGAGTCAAGCGCTCGCTTACCCGATTGGACTTGATCCTCCTTATGGGGCAAGGTCTGGCTCCGCTCACCTCGACCAGGAAAGCCCATGACCCATACAGAACGAGCCACTCTGCTGCTCGCGTGGCTTTGCGAAGAAAGCCGTGCCATCGACCACCGCGATATCATCCTGTTCGATGAGGCGCTGGGTGAGCACATTGCCGACTATGAGGCGGCAGTCGATACCGGTTGTTTCGAGTTCTGTGGCGATACCTATCGCAACAAGGCTGGCACCCAGAGCAACCCGCATCTCATGGATGGGTTGGTTCTCTTTGCCTACGCCCGCGAGTCGCTGCGAGCCCAGTCAGAGCAGGCAGAAACCTCCCAGGAACCGACCTGCACTGCAATGCTGTTCACTTAAGCGAGGTGATCCCCTGTAGGAGCGAAGCTTGCTCGCGAGGGTCGTTAACCCGCGCTCTTGTTGCAGTCGGATGTCCAGGCGGGACGCCTGGTCCAACTCTTTCCAGAGCAGGAGCTGCCCAGTCGCCCGGTGAATGTGGTGTACCTGCCAGATCGATATCACTCGGCCAGGTTGCGCAGTTTCGCGCAGTTCCTGACGGAACAGTTTTCCCCAGGGGACGAAGTGCTTCTAAGCTCGTTCCCGGACTCGCGGCTCAGCTGTTCATCTTGGCCGCCAGCAGCGCCCGCTCCTTGGTGAGCGGTTGGAGTACGCCCGGGTTGCTGCCGGTACGCTGGTAGAGAAAGTAGCTTTCGGCGTGGTCATGCAAGATGCGGTAGATCTCGCCCTGTCGTTTCGGCCTCGGTGATACGCGGCGGTCTACCAGCAATTGATACTTGTCGATGTGCAGGCGTTTCAGCGCCTGCTCGAAGTCTTCCTGGGTCGTGACATCCCAGCGACGGATGTTGCTTACGTGGTACATGAGTGAAAAGAAAATGAACAGTACCAGGCCTTGAGTGGCGAGGTGCTTTATGACGTGTTCCATAGAGGGACTTCCTGTCTCCTGAAGCAGGGTGAATCACTGGCCAAGAGCGCCGTGGTCTGTACCAGCATGGGTTTCGCATGGCTTGGCAGGGGCAAGGGTGAGACGAAAAGGCTTCAATTGGCTCTATCGGGGTGCTAGGTTGGTCGAGTTATCGGCCACAGATTGTGTAGGAAAGTGCCATGGAGTCCCAGGTTTTTGAGAACAAGCGCATCGGCGTGGAGGAACTTACCGGTCAGGTCGTTACGGGCGTAACCTTTCTGGATTGCGACTTTTCCCGGGTCGACCTGTCGGAAACCCAATTCATCGATTGCAGCTTCTACGACCCCGAGCGGCAAGTGGGTTGCAACTTTCGCAGCGCCAAGTTGAAGGGCGCCTCGTTCAAGCGCTGCGACCTGACGGTCTGCGTGTTCAACTTTGCCAGCGCCCTGGGGCTGGAGATCACTGAGTGCAAGGCACAGGGCGCCGACTTCAGCAGCGCCAGTTTCATGAACGTGATTTCCAGCAAGTCCTGGTTCTGCAATGCCTACATCAACAAGAGCAACCTGGCCTACAGCAACTTCTCCAAGGTGAACCTCGAGAAGTGCGAGCTGTGGGACAACCGCTGGACCGGGGCCAATGTCACCGGGGCCAGTTTTGCCGGATCGGATCTGTCTGGTGGCGAGTTCAGCCTGTTCGACTGGCGATCTGCCGACTTCACCGGCTGCGACCTGACCAACTCGCAACTGGGCGACCTGGATATCCGGCTGGTGAACCTGGACGGGGTCAAGCTCGACCGTGACCAGATCAGCCACCTTGCCGCACACCTGGGAATCAACGTGATCGGCTAGCCGCGATCGCGACCTGTGAATCGCCACGGCGTTCTTGTATCC
It contains:
- a CDS encoding LysR substrate-binding domain-containing protein — protein: MQSDVQAGRLVQLFPEQELPSRPVNVVYLPDRYHSARLRSFAQFLTEQFSPGDEVLLSSFPDSRLSCSSWPPAAPAPW
- a CDS encoding Qnr family pentapeptide repeat protein, with the protein product MESQVFENKRIGVEELTGQVVTGVTFLDCDFSRVDLSETQFIDCSFYDPERQVGCNFRSAKLKGASFKRCDLTVCVFNFASALGLEITECKAQGADFSSASFMNVISSKSWFCNAYINKSNLAYSNFSKVNLEKCELWDNRWTGANVTGASFAGSDLSGGEFSLFDWRSADFTGCDLTNSQLGDLDIRLVNLDGVKLDRDQISHLAAHLGINVIG